A window from Citrus sinensis cultivar Valencia sweet orange chromosome 3, DVS_A1.0, whole genome shotgun sequence encodes these proteins:
- the LOC102607582 gene encoding nascent polypeptide-associated complex subunit beta produces MNVEKLMKMAGAVRTGGKGSVRRKKKAVHKTTTTDDKRLQSTLKRIGVNAIPAIEEVNIFKDDVVIQFLNPKVQASIAANTWVVSGAPQTKKLQDILPGIINQLGPDNLDNLRKLAEQFQKQAPNAGTGAPTTQEDDDDEVPELVAGETFEAAAEEKTEKPDAAS; encoded by the exons ATGAATGTGGAGAAGCTAATGAAGATGGCCGGTGCAGTTCGCACCGGTGGTAAGGGTAGTGTGAGAAG AAAGAAGAAGGCTGTTCATAAGACAACAACCACCGATGACAAGAGGCTTCAGAGCACCTTGAAGAGAATAGGAGTGAATGCTATTCCTGCAATTGAGGAAGTTAACATTTTCAAGGATGACGTCGTTATTCAGTTCTTAAATCCCAAAG taCAAGCTTCAATTGCTGCCAACACATGGGTAGTTAGTGGTGCCCCACAAACCAAGA AGTTGCAGGATATTCTCCCTGGAATTATCAATCAATTGG GGCCAGATAATTTGGACAACCTGAGGAAGTTGGCGGAGCAGTTTCAGAAGCAAGCACCTAATGCAGGAACTGGTGCACCCACGACTCAAGAGGACGACGACGATGAGGTCCCAGAGCTTGTGGCAGGCGAGACGTTTGAAGCTGCCGCAGAGGAGAAAACAGAGAAACCTGACGCTGCTTCTTAG